DNA from Methylobacterium currus:
CGTCTCGACAAGGACACGGCGGGCTGCCTGATCATCGCCAAGACCCGGCTCGCCGCCGCGACGCTGGCCAAGACCTTCCGGTCGCGGGCGGCGCGCAAGATCTACTGGGCCCTCGCCGCCGGGGTGCCGAAGGTGCGCCAGGGCCGGATCTCGACCTACCTCGCCAAGGAGGAGATCGGCGATGCGGATGCCCGCATGCGGGTCGCCAAGCACGGCGACGAGGGGGCGAGCCACGCGCTGACCTATTACGCGGTGGTCGACCAGGCCGGGCAGAAGCTCGCCTGGCTGTCGCTGAAGCCGGTCACCGGCCGCACCCACCAGCTGCGGGCCCACGCGGCGCATATCGGCCATCCGCTGGTCGGCGACCCCAAGTATTTCGACATCGAGAACTGGGAGCTGCCCGGCGGGCTGCAGAACCGCCTGCACCTGCTCGCCCGCCGCATCGTCATCCCGCATCCGCGCACCGCCAAGCCGATCGACGTGACGGCGCCGCTCCCGCCCCATATGGCGCAGAGCTGGAACCTGCTCGGCTTCGACGCCGCCCGCTACGACCCGATCGTCGAGGCGCCGGAGGCGTGATACGGCGGCCGGCCGGCCTCGACTGGTCGTCGGAGGCCGGACCCAAGGGAACCGAACCCTCGGGAACCGAACCCTTGGCAGGACGCCCGCGCGCCTTATTCTCAAGACGGGCCGCCGCGACCACGGCACCAGCGCGGGCTTAAGCGGCCCATCCGGGAGTGAGACAAGCCAGATGAGACCCGCCGCGCTCGCCAGCCTCGGCCTGATCGGATTCCTCGCCTGCGCCGGGACGGTGCAGGCTCAGCCCGCCCCGACACCGTCTGCCCCCACCGCCTCGCCCCCCGCACCGGCGCCGGCGACCACGCCGGCGGCGCCGGCCGCCCGCCCGGACGGCAAGCCCGCTTCGGTCCGTCCGGACGGGCGCCACCCGGAGGGCCGCGCGGCTCCCGCCGACGGGGGAGCGTCGACGGCCAGGCCGGCCACGCCCGAGCGCGCGGCGACGCCCCGCCGCCGCCGCCCGAGCTACGCCGCCTGCAACCGTGCCTCGCAGCGGCGCAGCCTGAAGGGCGGCGCGCGGCGACGCTTCCTGATCCGCTGTCGCCTGGGCTATGAGCGGATCCAGCCGGGCCAGCCGGCCCGCGCCAAGCCCTGACGGGCCTCGCCCGGGCCGCGTCCGGCACGACAGCGAGGCGGCCCGAACTCTCATGATCCTGATCGTCTTCGACGTCGACGGCACCCTCGTCGACAGCCAGCACATGATCGTGGCGGCGCAAGCCGAGGCCTTCGCGGCGGTCGGGCTGCCGGCGCCGACGCGGGAGCGCTCGCTGTCGGTGGTCGGGCTGTCGCTGCCGCAGGCCTTCACCGCCCTGGTCGGGGCCGACGGCCCGGTGGTGGCCCTGTCGGAGGCCTACAAGCAGGCCTTCGGCCGGCTGCGCGCCCGGGCCGAGATCCGCGAGACGCTGTTTCCCGGCGCCGCCGCCCTGCTCGCCCGCCTCAACCGCGAGCCGGCGGTGCAGCTCGGCATCGCCACCGGCAAGTCCCGCCGCGGCGTCGACCACCTCGTCGCCCTCCACGGCTGGGAGGGCTGGTTCTCGACGGTGCAGACCGCCGACGACGCCCCCTCGAAGCCGCACCCGGCGATGCTCGAACAGGCGATGGCCGAGACCGGTGCCGCGCCGGCGGAGACGGTGATGATCGGCGATTCGACCTACGACATGGTGATGGCGCGGGGCGCCCAGGTCTCCGCGCTCGGCGTCGCCTGGGGGTACCACACGCCCGAGGCATTGCGGACGGCCGGCGCGCACGCGGTGATGGACAGCTTTTCGGAACTCGAATCCGCTCTGTTCGAGCGGATCGCGGCGGCCTGACGACCGTCTCGCAACCGGCAGCCCGGAGCCCTATCTTCAAGCCCATGACCAACGACGTGACCCGTGACTGGCTCGGGGATCCGGAGCCACAGCCCGATCCGGTCCGCGCTGCCCGCCAATCGGCGAAGCCCGCGCTGCCGAAGCGCTTCTACAAGGAGGCCGGCGTCGCGCAGGCGGAGGACGGCCACCGCCTCGTCCTCGACGGCCGCCCGGCCCTGACCCCCGCCCGCCGCCGCCTCGCGGTGCCGCAGGCGGCCATCGCCGAGGCCCTGGCGGAGGAGTGGGGCGCGCAGGGCGAGTTCATCGACCCGGCGCGGATGCCCCTCACCCGCCTCGTCAATTCGGCCCTCGACGGGGTGGCCGACAGGCGCGAGGCGGTGGTCGACGACCTTGCGGCCTATGCGGGTACCGATCTCGTCGTCTACCGGGCCGGCGACCCGGCCCGGCTCGTGGCGGCGCAGGGCGCGGCCTGGGATCCGGTGCTCGACTGGGCGCGCGACATCCTCGGCGCCCGGTTCATCCTGAGCGAGGGGGTGATGCACGTCACCCAGCCGGCCGAGTCCCTCGCCGCGATCCGCCGCGCCGTCGAGACGGTGGAGAGCCCCACCGCCCTCGCGGGCCTGCACTCGATGACGACCCTGACCGGCTCGCTGCTGATCGCCCTCGCTGTCCTTCATGGCCGCCTGACGCCGCAGGAGGCCTGGGCCGCCGCCCATGTCGACGAGACCTTCCAGGCAGAGGTCTGGGGCCGGGATGCGGAAGCCGAGGACCGCCTCGCACGGCGGCGGGCGGAGTTCGAGGCCGCGGCGCGGATCGCGAGCCTCAGCGCCTGACGGGCCGGGGCGGGGCCGCCCCGGCGGCGCCGCTCACTTCTTCAGCGAGCCGGTCGCAATGTCGGCGTTCGGGTCGACCATCTGCGGCACGGACGGTCCGAAGGCGACGAGGCCGCTGGTCTCGATGCCGCGCACATCCACCTCGGCGCCGGGCGCCATGTGGGGCAGGGCGGCGAAGAGCGGCATGCCGGCCGGCACGCGCTCCGAGAAGCCCGGCACGTCGAGGGCCGGGATGCCGGCCTGGTCGAGGCTGGTGCCCTCGGCGCGGGCGGCGGCGGAGCCGGCCAGAACGAGGCCGGCCGCGGAGGGTTTTAGGTTAGCATAGAGAGCAGGTCGCTGATCCTGCAGTTTCCGGCGAAACGGGCGAAGAGGGCGAGGCTGACGTCCACCATGCGCTTGGCTTTCGAGACCACGATTGAGCGGCGTCGAAAGCGGGCGAGCCAATGCCGCTGCCGGGCGTTGTCCCGCTCGATGCTGTGGGTCTCGTCCTTGCCCGTATAGTGCTGCCCGATCGGCAACAGCGCGGTGTAGGCAGCGTAGGCGTCCGTGCAGTAGAGCCGGGTGCGCCAGCGCTGCAGCCGTTGGATCAGGCGCTCGCAGGTGGCCTTGTCACGACCGCCGCATTCCCAGTCCACCAACTGCCCTGAAGCACGATCCCAAGCTTTCCAGATCCAGAGCGGCTCGGACTTTTTTTCACATAGTGCCACATCTCATCAAGCTCGAT
Protein-coding regions in this window:
- a CDS encoding IS1 family transposase; the protein is MDWECGGRDKATCERLIQRLQRWRTRLYCTDAYAAYTALLPIGQHYTGKDETHSIERDNARQRHWLARFRRRSIVVSKAKRMVDVSLALFARFAGNCRISDLLSMLT
- a CDS encoding ATP12 family chaperone protein; translated protein: MTNDVTRDWLGDPEPQPDPVRAARQSAKPALPKRFYKEAGVAQAEDGHRLVLDGRPALTPARRRLAVPQAAIAEALAEEWGAQGEFIDPARMPLTRLVNSALDGVADRREAVVDDLAAYAGTDLVVYRAGDPARLVAAQGAAWDPVLDWARDILGARFILSEGVMHVTQPAESLAAIRRAVETVESPTALAGLHSMTTLTGSLLIALAVLHGRLTPQEAWAAAHVDETFQAEVWGRDAEAEDRLARRRAEFEAAARIASLSA
- a CDS encoding HAD-IA family hydrolase, with translation MILIVFDVDGTLVDSQHMIVAAQAEAFAAVGLPAPTRERSLSVVGLSLPQAFTALVGADGPVVALSEAYKQAFGRLRARAEIRETLFPGAAALLARLNREPAVQLGIATGKSRRGVDHLVALHGWEGWFSTVQTADDAPSKPHPAMLEQAMAETGAAPAETVMIGDSTYDMVMARGAQVSALGVAWGYHTPEALRTAGAHAVMDSFSELESALFERIAAA